One Bemisia tabaci chromosome 4, PGI_BMITA_v3 genomic window, TGTGTACCAGATTTCAAATTCTTTCATATTTCCTATCTTCAATTATCTTTTTAACTCGAAAATTGTTACTTGGACGTTGTTACAAAGCACTATGTTTAATCTTCATGACTATTCATAACAAATTTGAATGAACACTGATGCTCATTTTACCAAAATCAAAGTAGAAGGTACCAAAGGAAACTAAAAAAGCCCTGAAATTGTTAAATTTGTGCATTTCACCCATCAACGTTTCAAGAGTATCGGTAGTCACCTGATTTTAGAAGCAAACGGTGCTTGATGGCATAAGGAGAGTTAGAATACTCCGCCAAAAATTAGCTTACTCTCAATTTTCCCTCTATTAGATCAGGTAGATCTATCTGAAACCTTCGAAACCTTAGAGACAGGTAGGTACTATTATTGAATTCTCCTCAGGATCTGATATTTCTAAGTACATACTTGCCGTTTAGAATTGAAGGAGTAAAGTTGATGTTTTGGAAAAAGAAGTACTTAGGAGAGTGGCGTAAATAAATGATACTCCAAAGGCATTGCTTTTAATGGAAAGTAATTTAattctgaatggaaaaaaatgtacaaacatTTGACTGAATTCTGAACACAAGTAGGTAACAAGAATCAGCATTCTCCTTATCAAAACTAAATTTCAAATGTTACGTCATTTTACTAAGCGGAGAAATGGTATGTTGCTGATGATGGTATCTTGCGGTAGCGTAGAAGTATGGGTTTCATAACCAAGGATGGATTCAGAGGATGGCCCTAGTTCTATGCCGATCTCTCCATTCTGCTGTGAAGATCCACAGCTTGCAGCATCAATAGAACTCGGTGGCTCAATGGTTGCAATCAGTGAAGTGGCAGATTTATCCGTGGATGTGACATGAGGTACAGCAGCTCTACGCAGTGTTCGTCGCACATTGTCCGAAAAGTCTGCTTCGGTAAAATGACTTGAGCAAACAACTCTCGACTTTTTGTACAGGGCCAGTAGATCAGATTCAGACTCCCAGTTACTTTGTGGGTAAAGCCAACTTGCCCACTGACGGCATCTGCAACAAAGGAAAGTACACAAGGATTAGTAACGATATGAAAGgtgtaaaaactgaaaacttatGATCAAAATTAGAGATCTGGGTTCTATCTAGCATGAAAGGAGAAGTTTGTGGAGGCTACTTGTAATATTGTCAGAAGTAAAGGGAATTTTGCAATAATGTATGTTAATTTACTTACTACGGGTTTTAAATGCTGTGGGGTCCCTTTTGAACATGACCCAGttcaagaaaagaaataagtttgaaataaGGAATAAGGTATGAAAGTTTGGGGCACAAGCTATTCATTCTAGAGAACAAGGGAGGCAGAAAGGACAGGTTATACAAGACGAAACTACATCAGCTGATGAATATTAATTTGTGCTTCGCACTGTTGCAATTTCTCCATCACGCCctctcaaaaattagaattgaaaAGGAAACAATTCTGTAGCAGTGCATATTTTTATGATTCGGGCGCAGCAGTTATGAAGAAAATCAGCTGATATAAGGcgtattaatttttcctctcacggcattgccatatttcgCCTCCCCAGAAATTAATTCCATTGTGAAAAGATGCTACCTGGGAAAACATGCAGGTCCAACATTTTTAGCTACAGATGAGAAAAACCTCACCAGacctcattttaaaacaaactGTACAAAGCAATTTTTATACTAGAATTCTCTCTACAAAGTTTGACTAGAATTTTGTCTGGAACTCCAGATTTGAATCTTGCTAAAGTCTGAGTCCCAGTCTCACAATGAGTTCCTTGGATTTGCAAACCGACACAGATCTAGTTAACAAATCAGCCACTTGATTAATTACCTTAAGGAAAAGATTTAAAATCAATTGCTCCctttatttaaaagaaataagtGATGAAAGTTCAGGTCCGAAGCGATTTAATTTAGAGAACAAAAAAGGCAGAGGAGACAGCTTATATGCAAGACGAAACTACATCAGCTGATGAATATCAATTCTTGCTTTGCATTGTTGCTAATTCTCCAATGCTAATAGCAgccttgtttgaaaaaaaaggtatcacatttttaaaagaagcaaCAACCTCAATGTCTGCTGGTTCGCAAGCAATTTGTACAACTAATATTTACTAAATGACAGGAGAAAGCTTACTTTTCCGTATTGGCTCCTCCTGGT contains:
- the LOC140224469 gene encoding uncharacterized protein translates to MLTAKQRRACAKCGHSSSKSSRSFHRIPKPGGANTEKCRQWASWLYPQSNWESESDLLALYKKSRVVCSSHFTEADFSDNVRRTLRRAAVPHVTSTDKSATSLIATIEPPSSIDAASCGSSQQNGEIGIELGPSSESILGYETHTSTLPQDTIISNIPFLRLVK